The proteins below are encoded in one region of Buttiauxella gaviniae:
- the metR gene encoding HTH-type transcriptional regulator MetR, with amino-acid sequence MIEIKHLRTLQALRNCGSLAAAAAALHQTQSALSHQFSDLEQRLGFRLFVRKSQPLRFTPQGEVLLQLAEQVLPQITRALQACNEPHQTTLRIAIECHSCIQWLTPALENFHKTWPQVDLDFKSGVTFDPQPALQQSELDIVLTSDILPRSGLHYSPMFDYEVRLVLATDHPLANKTRIEPEDLSSETLLIYPVQRQRLDIWRHFLQPAGVSPSLKSVDNTLLLIQMVSARMGIAALPHWVVENVERQGLVVTKTLGEGLWSRLYAAVRDGEQRQPATEAFIRSTRSHACEHLPFVRNAERPNGDAPTARPLSPSHL; translated from the coding sequence ATGATCGAGATAAAACATCTGCGGACGCTCCAGGCGTTACGAAATTGCGGCTCATTAGCCGCCGCTGCTGCCGCGTTGCATCAGACCCAATCGGCCCTCTCCCATCAATTCAGCGATCTGGAGCAGCGGCTTGGGTTCCGCCTGTTTGTCCGTAAAAGTCAGCCATTGCGTTTTACTCCGCAGGGGGAAGTGTTGCTGCAACTGGCAGAACAAGTGCTGCCGCAGATAACCCGCGCGCTCCAGGCTTGCAACGAACCACATCAGACCACGCTGCGTATCGCCATCGAATGCCATAGCTGTATTCAGTGGCTCACGCCTGCGCTTGAGAACTTCCACAAAACCTGGCCGCAGGTCGATCTGGATTTCAAATCTGGCGTGACGTTTGACCCGCAACCCGCGCTGCAGCAAAGCGAGCTGGATATTGTTCTGACTTCAGACATTCTTCCGCGCAGCGGCCTGCACTATTCGCCGATGTTTGATTATGAAGTGCGCCTGGTGCTGGCGACGGATCACCCGCTGGCGAATAAAACGCGCATTGAGCCCGAAGATTTGAGCAGCGAAACATTGTTGATTTATCCGGTGCAGCGCCAGCGTCTGGATATCTGGCGTCACTTCCTGCAACCGGCAGGCGTTAGCCCGTCGCTGAAAAGTGTCGATAACACGCTGCTGCTGATTCAGATGGTGTCGGCGCGCATGGGCATTGCCGCGCTGCCGCATTGGGTGGTGGAGAATGTGGAGCGCCAGGGTTTAGTGGTTACAAAAACCCTGGGCGAAGGACTGTGGAGCCGGTTGTACGCTGCCGTGCGCGATGGCGAGCAGCGTCAACCTGCCACGGAAGCGTTTATTCGCTCGACGCGCTCACACGCTTGCGAGCATCTACCGTTTGTGCGGAACGCGGAGCGACCCAACGGCGATGCACCCACAGCGAGGCCATTATCACCGTCCCACCTATGA
- a CDS encoding dienelactone hydrolase family protein, with protein sequence MKEQHLTGQSPGGRFAQAASPVASTVLHTSDEAILAGETSIPTQGENMPAYHARPKGAEGSLPIVIVVQEIFGVHEHIRDICRRLALEGYLAIAPELYFRQGDANDFTDIPTLFSELVSKVPDAQVLADLDHVANWAARNGGDAHRLMITGFCWGGRIAWLYAAHNPQLKAAVAWYGKLVGEKSLNSPHHPVDIAIHLNAPVLGLYGGQDTGISQESVETMRHALRAANANAEIIVYPEAGHAFNADYRPSYHADSAKDGWQRMLAWFSRFGAGK encoded by the coding sequence ATGAAAGAACAACACCTCACAGGTCAATCGCCGGGCGGGCGTTTTGCACAAGCGGCCTCCCCTGTTGCTTCGACCGTATTGCATACCTCGGATGAGGCCATTCTGGCGGGGGAAACGTCGATTCCGACGCAGGGCGAGAATATGCCTGCTTACCACGCGCGGCCAAAAGGCGCTGAAGGCTCTTTACCCATCGTAATAGTGGTGCAGGAAATTTTCGGCGTACATGAACATATTCGCGATATTTGCCGCCGTCTGGCGCTGGAAGGGTACCTGGCCATTGCGCCAGAACTCTATTTTCGCCAGGGCGATGCGAATGATTTTACTGATATTCCCACTCTGTTCAGCGAGCTGGTATCGAAAGTCCCCGATGCGCAGGTGCTTGCGGATTTGGACCACGTCGCTAACTGGGCGGCAAGAAACGGCGGTGATGCACATCGCCTGATGATAACGGGCTTTTGTTGGGGCGGACGAATTGCCTGGTTGTACGCCGCGCACAATCCACAGCTGAAAGCCGCAGTAGCGTGGTATGGCAAATTGGTCGGCGAAAAATCCCTTAATTCACCACACCATCCTGTCGATATCGCCATTCATCTGAACGCGCCGGTACTGGGTCTTTATGGCGGGCAGGACACGGGGATTTCCCAGGAAAGCGTGGAAACCATGCGCCATGCGTTGCGAGCCGCAAATGCCAATGCAGAAATCATCGTCTACCCGGAAGCGGGCCACGCCTTTAATGCAGATTACCGCCCAAGCTACCATGCCGATTCAGCCAAAGACGGCTGGCAACGGATGCTGGCCTGGTTTTCCCGCTTCGGGGCAGGAAAGTAA
- a CDS encoding carboxylate/amino acid/amine transporter: MPLLIITTILWAFSFSLIGEYLAGHVDSYFSVLMRVGLAALVFLPFLRVKGHSLKTLLLYMLVGALQLGVMYLFSFQAYLYLTVSEFLLFTVMTPLYVTLIYDLLSGNKLRWGYALSAGLAVIGAAIIRYDKVSDHFWIGLLLVQAANICFAIGMVGYKRLMETRPMPQHSAFSWFYLGAFIVAVIAWFALGNPQKLPTTNLQWGILVWLGVVASGLGYFMWNYGATQVDAGTLGIMNNMHVPAGLLVNLAIWQEQPHWPSFIIGGTVIMASLWVHRRWVAPRSAQTVDARKRVSASSE; encoded by the coding sequence GTGCCGTTACTCATCATCACCACTATTCTGTGGGCCTTTTCCTTTAGCCTGATTGGCGAATACCTTGCCGGGCATGTCGACAGCTATTTTTCAGTACTGATGCGCGTTGGCCTTGCGGCGCTGGTGTTTTTGCCGTTCCTGCGTGTTAAGGGACACAGCCTAAAAACACTGCTGCTGTATATGCTGGTGGGTGCCCTGCAACTCGGTGTGATGTACCTGTTTAGCTTCCAGGCATACCTGTATCTCACCGTTTCGGAGTTCCTGCTGTTCACGGTAATGACGCCGCTGTACGTCACGCTCATTTATGATTTGCTGAGTGGGAATAAACTGCGCTGGGGCTACGCATTAAGTGCCGGGCTGGCGGTCATTGGCGCGGCGATTATTCGCTACGACAAAGTGAGCGATCACTTCTGGATTGGTCTCTTGCTGGTGCAGGCGGCGAACATCTGCTTCGCTATCGGTATGGTGGGCTACAAACGCCTGATGGAAACGCGTCCTATGCCGCAGCACAGTGCATTCTCATGGTTTTATCTCGGGGCGTTTATCGTGGCAGTGATTGCATGGTTTGCACTGGGGAATCCACAAAAACTCCCGACCACCAACCTGCAATGGGGGATCCTCGTGTGGCTGGGCGTTGTGGCGTCGGGCCTGGGTTACTTCATGTGGAACTACGGTGCAACGCAGGTGGATGCGGGCACATTGGGCATCATGAATAACATGCATGTTCCGGCGGGGCTGCTGGTAAATCTCGCTATCTGGCAAGAGCAGCCCCACTGGCCGAGCTTCATCATAGGTGGGACGGTGATAATGGCCTCGCTGTGGGTGCATCGCCGTTGGGTCGCTCCGCGTTCCGCACAAACGGTAGATGCTCGCAAGCGTGTGAGCGCGTCGAGCGAATAA
- the ubiJ gene encoding ubiquinone biosynthesis protein UbiJ, which produces MPLLLSSGTPLITAGIENILNTFLWRDRGLKAARQRLVGKVLRVELKEFTSPIVLVFSEQQIDVLGQWEGEADCLVKTGLSTLPKLRDRQQLTALIRSGELEVEGDLQVVQNWVSLMDLAEFDPAELLAPYIGDIAAEGISKFIRGGSKLFKKGFARNQQYLSEAITEEWKMAPGALEVAWFAEETAAVERKVDALIARLDKLENK; this is translated from the coding sequence ATGCCATTACTGCTTTCTTCAGGTACGCCACTGATCACTGCCGGAATTGAAAATATCCTCAACACATTTCTCTGGCGTGACCGGGGTTTGAAAGCGGCGCGTCAGCGCTTAGTGGGTAAGGTATTGCGTGTTGAACTCAAGGAGTTCACTTCGCCAATCGTTTTGGTCTTTAGCGAACAGCAAATTGATGTGCTGGGCCAATGGGAAGGCGAGGCGGATTGCCTGGTAAAAACCGGATTGAGCACGCTGCCAAAACTGCGTGACAGACAGCAGCTAACGGCGCTGATTCGTAGCGGTGAGTTGGAAGTGGAAGGCGATCTTCAGGTGGTCCAGAATTGGGTTTCACTGATGGATCTTGCCGAATTTGATCCTGCTGAATTGCTTGCGCCTTATATCGGTGACATTGCCGCCGAAGGCATCAGTAAGTTCATTCGCGGTGGCAGTAAGCTGTTCAAAAAAGGTTTTGCCCGTAATCAGCAATACTTGTCAGAAGCCATTACCGAAGAGTGGAAAATGGCTCCGGGTGCGCTTGAAGTCGCATGGTTTGCCGAGGAAACGGCAGCAGTCGAACGTAAAGTTGACGCACTCATTGCGCGACTGGACAAACTGGAGAACAAATGA
- the ubiE gene encoding bifunctional demethylmenaquinone methyltransferase/2-methoxy-6-polyprenyl-1,4-benzoquinol methylase UbiE, with product MVEESQETTHFGFRTVAKEQKADMVANVFHSVAAKYDVMNDLMSFGIHRIWKRFTIDCSGVRRGQRVLDLAGGTGDLTAKFSRLVGETGEVVLADINDSMLKMGREKLRNIGVVGNVNYVQANAEALPFPDNFFDCITISFGLRNVTDKEKALRSMYRVLKPGGRLLVLEFSKPIIEPLSKAYDAYSFHILPRIGEIVAQDAESYRYLAESIRMHPDQDTLKAMMEDAGFENTTYFNLTAGVVALHRGYKF from the coding sequence ATGGTTGAAGAATCCCAGGAAACAACACACTTTGGCTTCCGCACTGTAGCGAAAGAACAAAAGGCCGATATGGTCGCTAATGTGTTCCACTCTGTGGCCGCAAAATACGACGTGATGAATGACTTAATGTCATTTGGCATCCATCGCATCTGGAAGCGTTTTACCATTGATTGCAGTGGTGTTCGTCGCGGCCAGCGTGTGCTGGACTTAGCGGGAGGTACCGGTGATTTAACGGCTAAATTCTCCCGTCTGGTTGGCGAAACGGGTGAAGTGGTTCTGGCGGATATCAACGATTCAATGCTGAAAATGGGGCGCGAAAAACTGCGCAACATCGGTGTGGTGGGTAACGTGAACTATGTTCAGGCTAACGCTGAAGCCCTGCCTTTCCCGGATAATTTCTTTGATTGCATCACGATCTCTTTCGGTCTGCGTAATGTGACGGATAAAGAGAAAGCCCTGCGTTCAATGTATCGCGTATTAAAGCCAGGTGGTCGCCTGCTGGTGCTGGAATTTTCCAAACCGATTATTGAACCGCTGAGCAAGGCATATGACGCCTACTCATTCCATATTCTGCCGCGTATCGGTGAGATCGTTGCGCAGGATGCTGAAAGCTATCGTTATCTGGCAGAGTCTATTCGTATGCACCCGGATCAAGATACGTTGAAAGCTATGATGGAAGACGCTGGTTTCGAAAATACCACTTACTTCAACCTGACCGCAGGTGTGGTGGCTCTGCACCGTGGCTATAAATTCTGA
- the metE gene encoding 5-methyltetrahydropteroyltriglutamate--homocysteine S-methyltransferase: MTIKNHTLGFPRVGLRRELKKAQESYWAGNSTQEELLAVGRELRARHWEQQKEAGVELLPVGDFAWYDHVLTTSLLLGNVPARHQNADGCVDIDTLFRIGRGRAPTGEPAAAAEMTKWFNTNYHYMVPEFTKGQQFKLTWTQLLDEVDEALALGHNVKPVLLGPVTYLWLGKVKGEQFDRLSLLKDILPVYQQVLAELAKRGVEWVQIDEPALVLELPQEWLNAFKPAYDALAGNVKLLLTTYFEGVTPNLDTITALPVQGLHVDFVHGKDDINAIHQKLPAEWLLSAGVINGRNVWRADLTEKYQQLRDVAGLRELWVASSCSLLHSPIDLSVETRLDAEVKSWFAFALQKCAELSLLTEALNSGNTEKLVEWSAPIQARRHSQRVHNAAVEKRLATITVQDSQRQSAYTERANAQRQRFNLPAWPTTTIGSFPQTTEIRGLRLDFKKGNLDAKNYRTGIAEHIKQAVVEQERLGLDVLVHGEAERNDMVEYFGEHLDGFVFTQNGWVQSYGSRCVKPPVVIGDISRPEAITVEWAKYAQSLTTKPVKGMLTGPVTILCWSFPREDVSRETIAKQIALALRDEVADLEAAGIGIIQIDEPALREGLPLRRSDWQAYLEWGVEAFRLNAAVVRDDTQIHTHMCYCEFNDIMDSIAALDADVITIETSRSDMDLLESFKEFEYPNEIGPGVYDIHSPNVPSVEWIEALLKKAAESVPAERLWVNPDCGLKTRGWPETRQALANMVKAAQNLRNA; encoded by the coding sequence ATGACGATTAAAAATCATACCCTCGGTTTCCCTCGTGTTGGCCTGCGTCGCGAACTGAAAAAAGCACAAGAAAGTTACTGGGCGGGTAACTCCACTCAGGAAGAATTACTGGCGGTGGGCCGCGAACTGCGTGCTCGCCACTGGGAACAACAAAAAGAGGCTGGCGTTGAATTACTGCCGGTGGGCGATTTCGCCTGGTACGATCACGTTCTGACTACCAGCTTGCTGCTTGGCAATGTGCCGGCTCGTCATCAGAACGCGGACGGCTGCGTGGATATCGACACTCTGTTCCGTATTGGCCGTGGCCGCGCACCTACCGGTGAGCCAGCCGCAGCCGCTGAAATGACCAAATGGTTTAACACCAACTACCACTACATGGTGCCAGAATTTACCAAAGGCCAGCAGTTCAAACTGACCTGGACCCAGCTTCTGGATGAAGTGGACGAAGCCCTGGCTTTGGGGCACAACGTAAAACCTGTACTGCTTGGTCCGGTGACTTACCTGTGGCTTGGCAAAGTAAAAGGCGAGCAGTTCGACCGCCTGAGCCTGCTGAAAGACATTCTTCCGGTTTACCAGCAGGTGCTAGCGGAACTGGCAAAACGCGGTGTTGAGTGGGTTCAAATTGACGAACCTGCACTGGTGCTGGAGCTGCCGCAGGAGTGGCTGAATGCGTTTAAACCGGCTTACGATGCGCTGGCAGGCAACGTTAAACTGCTGCTGACCACCTATTTTGAAGGCGTGACGCCAAACCTGGATACCATTACCGCGCTGCCGGTTCAGGGTCTGCATGTTGACTTCGTTCACGGTAAAGATGACATCAATGCGATCCACCAAAAATTACCCGCTGAGTGGCTGTTATCTGCCGGTGTAATTAATGGCCGTAACGTCTGGCGGGCCGATTTGACGGAGAAATACCAGCAATTGCGTGATGTGGCTGGCCTGCGCGAACTTTGGGTCGCCTCTTCTTGCTCCCTGCTGCACAGCCCGATCGACCTGAGCGTGGAAACTCGTCTGGATGCAGAAGTAAAAAGCTGGTTTGCCTTCGCCCTGCAGAAATGTGCCGAGTTGTCACTCCTGACCGAAGCGCTAAACAGCGGCAATACTGAAAAACTGGTGGAATGGAGCGCACCGATTCAGGCCCGCCGTCATTCACAGCGCGTACACAATGCCGCCGTAGAAAAACGCCTTGCGACCATTACCGTGCAGGATAGCCAGCGCCAGAGTGCTTACACTGAACGTGCAAATGCCCAGCGCCAGCGCTTTAATCTGCCAGCATGGCCGACGACGACTATCGGTTCCTTCCCGCAAACTACAGAGATCCGTGGCCTGCGCCTGGACTTCAAAAAGGGAAATCTGGATGCCAAAAACTATCGTACCGGCATCGCGGAACATATTAAGCAGGCTGTGGTGGAGCAAGAGCGTTTAGGTCTGGATGTGCTGGTTCACGGCGAAGCCGAGCGTAACGACATGGTGGAATACTTCGGTGAACACCTCGACGGTTTCGTCTTTACCCAAAACGGCTGGGTGCAGAGCTACGGTTCACGCTGCGTGAAACCGCCGGTTGTGATTGGCGATATCAGCCGTCCGGAAGCGATCACCGTAGAATGGGCGAAATACGCGCAATCTCTGACCACTAAACCGGTAAAAGGCATGTTGACCGGCCCGGTAACGATTCTCTGCTGGTCATTCCCACGCGAAGACGTGAGCCGCGAAACTATCGCCAAACAAATCGCGCTGGCACTGCGTGATGAAGTCGCGGATCTGGAAGCGGCAGGTATCGGTATCATTCAGATTGACGAACCGGCCCTGCGTGAAGGTTTACCGCTGCGCCGTTCCGACTGGCAGGCGTATCTGGAGTGGGGCGTGGAAGCCTTCCGCCTGAATGCCGCCGTCGTGCGCGACGACACGCAGATCCACACTCACATGTGTTACTGCGAGTTCAACGACATCATGGACTCCATCGCGGCGCTGGATGCAGACGTGATTACCATCGAAACCTCTCGTTCTGATATGGATTTGCTGGAATCGTTTAAAGAGTTCGAATACCCGAACGAAATCGGCCCGGGTGTGTATGACATTCACTCGCCAAACGTCCCGAGCGTGGAGTGGATTGAAGCGCTTCTGAAGAAAGCTGCTGAAAGTGTTCCGGCAGAGCGCTTATGGGTGAACCCGGACTGCGGCCTGAAAACTCGCGGCTGGCCGGAAACCCGTCAGGCTCTGGCGAACATGGTGAAGGCTGCGCAGAACTTGCGTAACGCTTAA
- the tatA gene encoding Sec-independent protein translocase subunit TatA — MGGISIWQLLIIAVIVILLFGTKKLGSIGSDLGASIKGFKKAMGDDEDKEKDKSVQDADFTAKTLADKQPGEVKKDEAKSNDKEQV; from the coding sequence ATGGGTGGTATCAGTATTTGGCAATTGTTGATCATTGCCGTCATCGTCATTCTGCTTTTCGGCACCAAGAAGCTTGGTTCTATCGGCTCTGATTTGGGCGCATCCATCAAAGGCTTCAAAAAAGCGATGGGCGATGATGAAGACAAAGAAAAAGATAAGTCCGTTCAGGATGCTGACTTCACGGCGAAAACGCTCGCAGATAAGCAGCCTGGTGAAGTGAAAAAAGACGAAGCAAAGAGCAACGATAAAGAGCAGGTGTAA
- the rmuC gene encoding DNA recombination protein RmuC, whose product MDISILFGIGIALVGVLTGWLLASLRAAQRQSALYEEQREIYGELTAARQELQQNQHWKEECEQLNRELRTQLEINSAQEADIRELSTLLEQTRLNADDKHRQMLNSEQRLSEQFENLANRIFEQSGRKVEEQNRQSLNGLLSPLREQLDGFRRQVQESFGQEARERHTLTYEIRNLQQLNAQMAQEALNLTRALKGDNKTQGNWGEVVLTRVLEASGLREGYEYETQVNIQLENNSRMQPDVIVRLPQGKDVVIDAKMTLVAYERYYNGDDDLTRESALNEHIAAVRNHIRMLGRKDYQQLPGLRSLDYVLMFIPVEPAFLLAIDRQPELISEALKNNIMLVSPTTLLVALRTVANLWRYEHQSRNAQQIAERASRLYDKMRLFVDDMSAMGQSLDKAQDNYRQAMKKLSTGRGNILIQADAFRGLGVEVKREINPDLVEQARLEDDEKIERQAHENDEEKNTDNSLENRRIVGER is encoded by the coding sequence GTGGATATTTCTATTTTATTCGGAATCGGTATTGCGCTGGTTGGTGTTCTGACTGGCTGGTTGCTGGCAAGTTTGCGGGCAGCACAGCGGCAATCCGCACTGTATGAAGAACAACGAGAAATCTACGGGGAACTGACTGCTGCGCGGCAGGAGTTGCAGCAAAACCAGCACTGGAAAGAAGAGTGCGAGCAACTTAACCGTGAATTGCGCACTCAGCTTGAGATTAACAGCGCGCAGGAAGCGGACATCCGCGAACTCTCCACGCTTCTGGAACAAACCCGTCTTAATGCTGACGACAAACATCGCCAGATGCTTAATAGCGAACAGCGTCTGAGCGAACAGTTTGAAAACCTCGCCAACCGTATTTTTGAGCAGAGTGGCCGCAAAGTTGAAGAACAAAACCGCCAAAGTTTGAATGGCTTACTATCGCCATTGCGCGAGCAACTGGACGGTTTTCGCCGCCAGGTTCAGGAAAGTTTTGGCCAGGAAGCCCGCGAGCGACACACGCTAACCTATGAAATCCGTAACCTCCAGCAGTTGAATGCCCAAATGGCGCAAGAGGCGCTGAACCTCACCAGAGCCTTGAAAGGGGATAACAAAACGCAGGGTAACTGGGGGGAGGTTGTACTGACGAGAGTGCTGGAAGCCTCTGGTTTACGCGAAGGTTATGAATACGAAACGCAGGTGAATATTCAGCTCGAAAATAATAGCCGCATGCAGCCTGACGTTATCGTGCGTTTGCCGCAGGGAAAAGACGTGGTTATCGATGCCAAGATGACGCTAGTGGCCTATGAGCGTTATTACAACGGTGACGATGATCTCACCCGCGAAAGTGCGCTCAACGAACATATTGCGGCTGTGCGTAATCACATCAGGATGTTGGGCCGCAAAGACTATCAGCAGTTGCCAGGGCTGCGTTCGCTTGATTACGTGCTGATGTTTATTCCCGTCGAACCTGCTTTTTTACTGGCTATCGATCGTCAGCCTGAGTTAATCAGTGAAGCACTCAAAAATAACATCATGCTGGTTAGCCCTACGACTTTGCTAGTGGCGTTAAGGACGGTTGCTAATTTGTGGCGTTATGAGCACCAAAGTCGTAATGCGCAACAAATTGCCGAACGCGCCAGTCGGCTGTATGACAAAATGCGCCTCTTTGTTGATGACATGTCGGCGATGGGTCAAAGTCTCGATAAAGCACAGGATAACTATCGGCAGGCGATGAAAAAGCTCTCTACGGGGCGTGGCAATATTCTCATCCAGGCCGATGCGTTTCGTGGCCTGGGGGTCGAGGTTAAACGTGAGATTAATCCAGATTTAGTCGAGCAGGCCAGGCTTGAAGATGATGAAAAGATCGAACGTCAGGCTCATGAAAACGACGAAGAAAAGAACACGGATAACAGTTTAGAAAACCGACGTATTGTTGGTGAGCGTTAA
- the ubiB gene encoding ubiquinone biosynthesis regulatory protein kinase UbiB, whose product MTPGEIRRLYFIIRTFLSYGLDELIPRVRITLPLRIWRRMLFWMPNRHKDKLLGERLRLALQELGPVWIKFGQMLSTRRDLFPPQIADQLAMLQDRVAPFDGALAKKQIEQAMGGLPVEAWFDDFDIKPLASASIAQVHTARLKENGREVVIKVIRPDILPVIKADMKLIYRLARWVPRLLPDGRRLRPLEVVREYEKTLIDELNLLREAANAIQLRRNFEDSPMLYVPEVFSDYCSQEMMVMERIYGIPVSDIAMLHEQGTNMKLLAERGVQVFFTQVFRDSFFHADMHPGNIFVSYDHPEDPQYIGIDCGIVGSLNKEDKRYLAENFIAFFNRDYRKVAELHVDSGWVPPDTNVEDFEFAIRTVCEPIFEKPLAEISFGHVLLNLFNTARRFNMEVQPQLVLLQKTLLYVEGLGRQLYPQLDLWKTAKPFLESWIKDQVGIPALIRSFKEKAPFWIEKMPELPELMYDSLRQGKLLQHSVDKITRDLQRNQVRQAQSRYLFGIGATLLLSGTLLLINKPEWEFMPAWLMAGGIVVWLIGWRRSA is encoded by the coding sequence ATGACGCCTGGAGAAATTCGTCGCCTCTATTTTATTATCCGCACTTTTCTCAGCTACGGTCTGGATGAGCTGATTCCCCGGGTTCGTATTACGCTGCCGCTGCGCATCTGGCGGCGCATGCTTTTCTGGATGCCAAATCGTCACAAAGATAAACTTCTTGGGGAACGCTTACGCCTGGCGTTGCAGGAGCTTGGGCCGGTTTGGATTAAGTTCGGGCAAATGCTCTCAACCCGCCGAGACCTCTTCCCGCCGCAAATTGCCGATCAACTCGCGATGTTGCAGGACCGTGTGGCGCCTTTTGATGGTGCATTAGCGAAGAAACAAATCGAACAAGCGATGGGTGGATTGCCCGTTGAAGCCTGGTTTGATGATTTCGATATAAAACCGCTGGCATCGGCTTCCATTGCCCAGGTTCATACCGCTCGTCTGAAAGAAAATGGCCGCGAAGTGGTTATCAAGGTTATTCGTCCTGATATCCTTCCGGTCATTAAAGCGGATATGAAACTCATCTACCGTCTCGCACGTTGGGTACCACGTCTATTACCTGATGGTCGCCGTTTGCGTCCATTGGAAGTGGTGCGTGAATACGAAAAGACCTTAATTGATGAGCTGAATCTTCTGCGTGAAGCGGCCAACGCCATCCAATTACGCCGCAATTTTGAAGACAGCCCAATGCTGTATGTGCCTGAAGTCTTCTCCGACTATTGCAGTCAGGAGATGATGGTTATGGAACGAATTTACGGGATTCCTGTTTCTGATATTGCAATGCTCCATGAGCAGGGCACCAATATGAAACTGTTGGCAGAACGCGGTGTACAGGTGTTTTTCACCCAGGTATTCCGCGATAGCTTCTTCCATGCTGACATGCATCCGGGCAATATTTTTGTCAGCTACGATCATCCTGAGGACCCGCAGTATATTGGTATCGACTGTGGGATCGTCGGTTCGCTAAATAAAGAAGATAAGCGCTATCTGGCTGAAAACTTTATCGCCTTCTTTAACCGCGATTATCGCAAGGTCGCCGAGCTCCATGTCGATTCAGGCTGGGTACCGCCCGATACAAACGTTGAAGATTTTGAGTTTGCTATTCGTACGGTCTGTGAACCTATCTTTGAGAAGCCGCTGGCAGAAATTTCCTTTGGCCATGTGCTGTTAAATCTGTTCAATACGGCGCGGCGTTTCAATATGGAAGTGCAGCCACAGCTAGTCTTGCTGCAAAAGACACTTCTTTACGTTGAAGGCCTTGGAAGACAGCTTTATCCCCAGTTAGATTTGTGGAAAACTGCCAAACCTTTCCTGGAAAGTTGGATCAAGGATCAGGTGGGTATTCCTGCTCTGATTCGCTCTTTCAAAGAAAAAGCGCCGTTCTGGATAGAAAAAATGCCAGAACTGCCAGAACTCATGTACGACAGTTTGCGCCAGGGTAAGCTCTTGCAGCACAGTGTTGATAAAATAACGCGTGATTTGCAACGTAACCAGGTGCGCCAGGCGCAATCACGCTATCTGTTTGGCATTGGGGCCACGCTGTTATTGAGTGGCACGCTGCTGTTGATTAATAAACCAGAATGGGAGTTTATGCCCGCCTGGTTAATGGCCGGTGGCATTGTCGTCTGGTTGATTGGCTGGCGACGTTCAGCCTGA
- the udp gene encoding uridine phosphorylase: protein MSKSDVFHLGLTKSDLQGATLAIVPGDPERVEKIAVLMDKPVKLAAHREFTTWRAELDGKPVIVCSTGIGGPSTSIAVEELAQLGIRTFLRIGTTGAIQPHINVGDVLVTTASVRLDGASLHFAPLEYPAVADFACTTALVEAAKSIGATTHVGVTASSDTFYPGQERYDTFSGRVVSRYKGSMEEWQQMGVMNYEMESATLLTMCASQGLRAGMVAGVIVNRTQQEIPNAETMKKTESHAVQIVVEAARRLI from the coding sequence ATGTCCAAGTCTGATGTTTTTCACCTCGGCCTCACTAAAAGCGATCTACAAGGGGCAACGCTTGCCATCGTCCCGGGCGATCCTGAACGAGTTGAAAAAATCGCTGTGCTGATGGACAAGCCAGTCAAACTGGCTGCCCACCGTGAATTTACTACCTGGCGTGCAGAGTTAGACGGCAAGCCGGTAATCGTGTGCTCTACCGGTATTGGCGGCCCGTCTACTTCTATTGCGGTGGAAGAGTTAGCTCAACTGGGTATTCGTACTTTCCTGCGTATTGGGACAACTGGTGCGATTCAGCCGCACATCAATGTTGGTGATGTTCTGGTGACCACAGCTTCTGTTCGTCTTGATGGTGCCAGCCTGCATTTCGCACCGCTGGAATACCCTGCGGTTGCTGATTTTGCGTGTACCACTGCGTTGGTTGAAGCTGCGAAATCTATCGGCGCGACCACACACGTTGGCGTGACAGCATCTTCAGATACTTTCTACCCGGGCCAGGAGCGGTATGACACCTTTTCAGGCCGCGTAGTGAGCCGCTACAAAGGTTCTATGGAAGAGTGGCAGCAGATGGGCGTGATGAACTATGAGATGGAATCCGCTACCCTTCTGACCATGTGCGCAAGCCAGGGTCTGCGTGCGGGTATGGTTGCTGGTGTGATTGTAAACCGCACCCAGCAAGAGATACCGAATGCTGAAACCATGAAGAAAACCGAAAGCCATGCGGTACAAATCGTTGTGGAAGCGGCTCGTCGCTTAATCTAA